The sequence CGCCGCTTCGTCGCCGAGGACACCGAGATCGCCGGCCGGACGCTGCGGGCGGGCGATGCCGTGCTGGTCGTCCTCGCCGCCGCCAACCGCGACCCGGCGCTGAACCCCGATCCGGACCGCTTCGATCCTGCCCGGCCGGACCGGCGGAGTCTGAGCTTCGGCCATGGCCGCCACGCCTGCCCCGGCGACGCCATCGCCGCCGCGATCGCCGAAGTCGGCCTCGACGCCCTGCTCGACCGGCTCCCGGATTGGCCCGAGCGGCCGGCCGGCTACCGGCCCTCGCCGAACATCCGGATCCCGCGGTTTTCTTAGCCCTGGTCGCCTGGGGCCAGTTCCGCCGCCTTCCCCGCCAGCACCTTGTCAAGATCGGCCTCACTGGCCTCGCCACCTTCGGCGATTGAGCGATCGAGCGTCTCCTTCAGCGCTCGCAGCTTCTCCTCGAGCCCCTCGGCCGGACGATCGCTGCCGGTCATCACGATATCCTCCATGATGCGGGACTTTGGAGGCTCCGCCTCTACCGTCATTGCGAGGAGGCGAAGCCGACGAAGCAATCCAGGGGCCAATGCGTGCGGCCCTGGATTGCTTCGCTGCGCTCGCAATGACGGCGTTGGGAACTCTGAAAGTCTCGTGACGGGGAGCAGAATAGCAAAGAGCAGGCGCACATTGTCATCGCCCCCTACCCGAACGCCTCGACCACCGCGTCGATGAAGCTGCGCAGCTTCGGGGTCGGGCGGCGGTCGGGGGCGAACAGGATGTGCATCGGCCGCGAGGGCGGGTCGTAGCCCGGCAGCACGCGCACCAGCCGGCCGGCGGCGATGTCGTCGCGCAGCAGCCCCTCCGGCTGCAGGATGATGCCCAGCCCCTCCAGCGCCGCGCTGCGCAGCGCCTGGCCGCTGTTCACCGAGAAGCGGCCGCGAACCTGAACCGAATGCAGGGTCCCGTCCGGGCCGATGAACTGCAGCAGGTCGCGCGGCATCCAATGGGCGAAGCCGAGGCATTCATGGCCCGCCAGATCCTCCGGCCGCGCCGGCGCGCCGCGTTCGGCGAGATAGGCGGGCGCGGCGCAGGCGACCAGGCGGTAGGGCCGCAGCCGGCGGGCGATCAGGCTGGAATCGGGCAGCGGCGCGATCCGGATCACCGCCTCGTACCCCTCCTCCACCAGGTCGACGATGCGGTCGCTCAGCGTCACCTCGATGCTGACCTCGGGATTCGCCCGCAGATAGCGCGCCACCATCGGCATCAGCTCATGCGCGCCGAAGGTGACCGGCGCGTTGACCCGCAGCCGGCCGCGCGGCACGGCGCGCAGGTCCTCGGCCAGCGCCTCCGCCGCCTCGGCCTCGGCCAGCACGTTGCGGCAGCGCTCGTAGAAGGCGCGGCCGACCTCGGTCAGGCTCTGCCGCCGCGTGGTGCGGGCCAGCAGCCGGGCGCCGAGGCGATCCTCGAGGAACCGGACATGCTTGCCGACCATCGGCGCCGACAGGCCGAGCGCCTCCGCCGCGGCGGCGAAGGAGCCGGTTTCGACGGCCCGGACGAACACCGCCATGCTGGTGAGACGGTCCATGATTGGAAACCAACGGTTTCGACTGTTGCGTCGGATTCGATACTTATCTTCTTTTGCGAAGTAATCATATCGGAGGGCGTCCCATCCACAGGAGCCCGACATGGCCCGCATCGTCCGCATCCACGAGCTCGGCGGCCCCGAGGTCCTTCGCCTCGAGGAGGTCGAGGTGCCGCCGCCCGGCCCCGGCGAGATCCGCCTGCAAGTGAAGGCGCTGGGCATCAACCGCGCCGAATCGATGTTCCGCACCGGCTATTATCCGGAAGCGCCGGACTTCCCGGCCCGGCTGGGCTACGAGGCTGCCGGGACGGTCGAGGCGCTGGGCCCGGGCGTCACCGGCCTCGCCGTGGGCGACGCGGTCAGCATCGTGCCGCCGCTGTCGATCACCCGCTGGGGCGCCTATGGCGAGGTCGCCAATGTGCCGGCCGAGGTGACGGTGAAGCATCCGGCCAACCTGTCCTGGACCGAGGCCGCCGCGGTCTGGATGCAATACGTCACCGCCTATGGCGCGCTGGTCGAGATCGCCGGGCTGAGCCGCGGCGATTCGGTGCTGATCACCGCCGCCTCCAGCAGCGTCGGGCTGGCCGCGATCCAGATCGCCAACCGGCTCGGCGCGACGTCCATCGCCGCCACCCGAACCGCCGCCAAGGCCGCGGCGCTGCGCGATGCCGGCGCCGCCCATGTCGTCGTCACCGACGAGGAGGACCTTGCCGGGCGGGCCAA comes from Inquilinus sp. Marseille-Q2685 and encodes:
- a CDS encoding zinc-dependent alcohol dehydrogenase family protein, yielding MARIVRIHELGGPEVLRLEEVEVPPPGPGEIRLQVKALGINRAESMFRTGYYPEAPDFPARLGYEAAGTVEALGPGVTGLAVGDAVSIVPPLSITRWGAYGEVANVPAEVTVKHPANLSWTEAAAVWMQYVTAYGALVEIAGLSRGDSVLITAASSSVGLAAIQIANRLGATSIAATRTAAKAAALRDAGAAHVVVTDEEDLAGRAKAITGGAGVRAAFDPVAGPAVNVLAEALGQGGILVEYGALSPEPTPFPLFPALVKGLSVRGYQYKEIVGDPAKLERAKRFIVEGLADGSLKPVIDRVFPLDQIVEAHRYLESNQQIGKIVVTV
- a CDS encoding LysR family transcriptional regulator, with amino-acid sequence MDRLTSMAVFVRAVETGSFAAAAEALGLSAPMVGKHVRFLEDRLGARLLARTTRRQSLTEVGRAFYERCRNVLAEAEAAEALAEDLRAVPRGRLRVNAPVTFGAHELMPMVARYLRANPEVSIEVTLSDRIVDLVEEGYEAVIRIAPLPDSSLIARRLRPYRLVACAAPAYLAERGAPARPEDLAGHECLGFAHWMPRDLLQFIGPDGTLHSVQVRGRFSVNSGQALRSAALEGLGIILQPEGLLRDDIAAGRLVRVLPGYDPPSRPMHILFAPDRRPTPKLRSFIDAVVEAFG